One Salvelinus fontinalis isolate EN_2023a unplaced genomic scaffold, ASM2944872v1 scaffold_2331, whole genome shotgun sequence DNA window includes the following coding sequences:
- the LOC129850796 gene encoding endonuclease domain-containing 1 protein-like (The sequence of the model RefSeq protein was modified relative to this genomic sequence to represent the inferred CDS: added 15 bases not found in genome assembly), which translates to MIEPQLEDINNQRDMKVDNKAVTHQAVDTDYKLNKMKMDRGHLFPCSYAPDDDTKRSTFTLTNAVPQASSFNKGSWKTMECRVRKALMKDCINNNGIKAYVVTGAVPSNNNNNNNNKLNDRVNIPSHLWTTYCCKNNLGQLVAGAHWAENVAEEKNEMKTVTPITLNQLELKLKSVYELSEVKLFPKGCSTNVEQAGGKRTGEPIGELTNKKQKSGEGSIKMKRAGELKECDEEDECDCDCDEK; encoded by the coding sequence ACACCAGGCTGTGGACACAGACTACAAACTAAACAAGATGAAAATGGACAGAGGTCACCTTTTCCCATGTTCGTACGCACCTGATGATGATACCAAGAGGTCCACTTTCACCCTGACAAACGCCGTTCCCCAGGCAAGTTCCTTCAACAAGGGCAGCTGGAAGACAATGGAGTGCAGAGTCAGAAAAGCTCTTATGAAGGACTGTATTAATAACAACGGTATAAAGGCCTATGTGGTGACTGGAGCAGTtcccagcaacaacaacaacaacaacaacaacaaactgaaCGACAGAGTGAACATCCCGTCTCACCTGTGGACAACCTACTGCTGTAAAAACAACCTGGGACAGTTGGTGGCCGGAGCACACTGGGCTGAGAATGTAGCAGAGGAAAAGAACGAGATGAAAACAGTAACACCAATAACCTTGAATCAACTCGAACTGAAGTTGAAGAGCGTCTACGAATTGTCTGAAGTCAAGTTGTTCCCAAAGGGATGTTCAACAAATGTAGAACAGGCAGGGGGAAAGAGGACGGGAGAGCCGATTGGGGAGTTGACAAATAAAAAGCAAAAGAGTGGAGAGGGGAGCATAAAGATGAAGAGAGCAGGGGAGTTAAAGGAatgtgatgaggaggatgagtGTGATTGTGACTGTGATGAAAAGTGA